A single window of Uloborus diversus isolate 005 chromosome 5, Udiv.v.3.1, whole genome shotgun sequence DNA harbors:
- the LOC129222553 gene encoding uncharacterized protein LOC129222553, giving the protein MIDDLKIGALPNVTVAVSQSGWINSELFLMWFQKFVQGISSARPVVLLMDSHASHITPEVIAMASENDIIIVTFPSHTSHLLQPLDVAVYRPLKLAWQKHLRQFQEGNPLRRPGRFDFHGMFSPAFLEAFSRENIISAFCKAGVFPLNKMKIPDEALTTNVDNR; this is encoded by the coding sequence ATGATTGATGATTTGAAAATTGGGGCGCTTCCAAATGTAACAGTTGCAGTGTCTCAGAGTGGCTGGATAAACTCAGAGTTATTTCTGATGTGGTTTCAAAAATTTGTCCAGGGGATTTCCTCAGCAAGGCCTGTGGTGCTATTAATGGATTCACATGCGAGTCACATAACTCCTGAAGTCATTGCAATGGCTTCAGAGAATGATATCATAATTGTAACATTTCCAAGCCACACAAGTCATTTGCTACAGCCTTTGGATGTAGCAGTATACCGGCCTTTGAAATTGGCTTGGCAGAAACACCTGAGGCAGTTTCAAGAAGGTAATCCGCTGAGAAGACCAGGAAGATTCGATTTCCATGGGATGTTCAGTCCCGCTTTTCTGGAAGCATTCAGCAGAGAAAATATCATTTCTGCATTCTGCAAGGCTGGTGTTTTCCCACTAAACAAGATGAAAATTCCTGATGAAGCCCTGACAACAAACGTGGATAACAGGTGA